The following DNA comes from Deinococcus sp. YIM 134068.
GGGCGCTACGGTCCTCTCCTGCCACGTGCGCGGCATCGCCCCCACCCGTCAGGCAGGGCTGGAGGCCGCCCGCACGCCCTGGGTCGCCACCACCGACGCGGACTCGCTGCCCGGCCCCGAGTGGCTCGCCCACTTCCACGAGGCCGCCGGACCCGGCCAGGACGGTCATGGACACGGCGGGCGGGTGGCCCTCTACGGCCCGATGCGCTTCTGCGGGGTGTCGCGGCCCCTCGCCACGCTCTCCGGGGTCGCCTACACCACCTTCCTGCGGGCGTGCGAGGCCGCCGGGAAGCCCAACCTCGCCGGGGCGAACATGGCCTACTCCCGACAGGCCGCGCTGCTGGCGGGCGGCTACCCCGACGTGGAGGCCTACGAGGACGTATTGCTGGGGCAGGCGCTGGCCCGCCTGGGAGAGGTCGCCTACGTGCCCGGTGCCCTCGTGGAGACGAGCGCGCGGCGGCTGGAGGGGGGCTGGCTGCCCTTCCTGTGGCGTCACGCGCAAAACCTCAGCGGTCATACGCGAGGGTACTTCGGGAACTGACGCCCACGGCGGCCCCCGCCTCCACCGGGAAGGGCGTCTCGCGCGGCACCCCCAGCGCCCCCGCGTACACGTCGAGCACCCGCTCGGCCACCCCACCGGGCGTCCAGGCGGTGC
Coding sequences within:
- a CDS encoding glycosyltransferase family 2 protein, whose translation is MPDFTVVIPARNEAAYLPLTLRALERQLSPPAEVIVVDNASQDDTAAVARAWGATVLSCHVRGIAPTRQAGLEAARTPWVATTDADSLPGPEWLAHFHEAAGPGQDGHGHGGRVALYGPMRFCGVSRPLATLSGVAYTTFLRACEAAGKPNLAGANMAYSRQAALLAGGYPDVEAYEDVLLGQALARLGEVAYVPGALVETSARRLEGGWLPFLWRHAQNLSGHTRGYFGN